The following proteins are encoded in a genomic region of Neomicrococcus aestuarii:
- a CDS encoding pseudouridine synthase: protein MKSPLPVRNGVNATRLRLPRAGEGPWLTVMDYVLFRFGHVDPDGIVQRFEDGEVVALDGSAFTPHTPLGLHEFLWYYRDLPTEPRLPVEESIIFQDEHLVAVDKPHFLPTTPGGRYVQESALVRLRNRLNNPDLIPMHRLDRATAGVVLFSTNPDSRGAYQVLFEKRRIKKTYQAVSVIPEDRLEWTMGTFPSVFKNRMAKEKGYLLSRVTEGAANARTRISVRAVGQSQDSRYGTAVLWDLDPLTGKTHQLRVHLAALGCGILHDPFYPVLLDEAPDDYSRPLQLLASSISFVDPFTKQERRFESGLALAAAPISEARG, encoded by the coding sequence TTGAAATCACCCCTCCCCGTCCGCAACGGGGTCAACGCCACGCGGCTACGCTTGCCGCGTGCAGGCGAAGGACCGTGGCTGACTGTCATGGACTACGTCCTGTTCCGCTTTGGGCACGTGGACCCCGACGGAATCGTGCAACGCTTCGAAGACGGTGAAGTGGTGGCGCTGGACGGCTCCGCGTTCACGCCGCATACCCCGCTGGGGCTCCACGAATTCCTCTGGTACTACCGGGATTTGCCCACCGAGCCGCGCTTGCCGGTGGAAGAATCCATCATTTTTCAGGACGAGCACCTCGTGGCCGTGGATAAACCACACTTCTTGCCCACTACTCCGGGCGGCCGGTACGTTCAAGAATCTGCGCTGGTCAGACTGCGAAATCGCCTCAACAACCCGGATCTGATTCCCATGCACCGGCTGGACCGAGCTACCGCGGGCGTGGTCCTCTTCTCCACCAACCCGGACTCCCGCGGCGCCTACCAAGTGCTCTTTGAGAAGCGGCGCATCAAGAAGACCTATCAAGCGGTCAGCGTCATCCCCGAAGACCGGCTCGAATGGACGATGGGCACCTTCCCCTCCGTGTTCAAGAACCGTATGGCCAAGGAGAAGGGCTACTTGCTCTCCCGCGTCACCGAGGGCGCCGCGAACGCGCGCACTCGCATCAGCGTGCGCGCCGTGGGGCAAAGCCAGGACTCGCGCTACGGCACCGCGGTGTTGTGGGATTTGGATCCTCTCACGGGCAAAACTCACCAGTTGCGGGTCCATCTCGCAGCGCTGGGGTGCGGCATCCTGCACGATCCGTTTTATCCGGTGCTGTTGGACGAAGCCCCGGACGATTACTCGCGTCCACTTCAACTGCTGGCCTCAAGCATTAGTTTCGTGGACCCGTTCACGAAACAAGAGCGCCGCTTTGAATCCGGGCTCGCCCTCGCTGCCGCACCGATCTCCGAAGCTCGGGGCTGA
- a CDS encoding DedA family protein, with protein MDVPLNEYGAWYYPLMLVLVAIDASVPPTPSELFVLGAGPLVATGSLLLIPAYLAAFLGCWLGDLALFYAFRLRLTRLLDRFTWGRWIHRNALRLTRKIGTETTYAGLIGIRFLSGGRTAAVVAAALGGVARRPFILFTGVGSALWAAYMMAIGYFVGTTTGLPAWASAVIGMVVGTLIGVIFAMLLTLVRRWRGVRPR; from the coding sequence ATGGACGTACCTCTGAACGAGTACGGCGCTTGGTACTACCCTTTGATGCTGGTCCTCGTGGCGATCGACGCCTCCGTGCCACCTACGCCCAGCGAGCTGTTTGTGTTGGGCGCAGGTCCGCTGGTGGCGACGGGTTCTTTGCTCTTGATTCCCGCGTATTTGGCTGCCTTTTTGGGGTGCTGGCTAGGCGATCTGGCCTTGTTCTATGCGTTTAGGCTGCGACTGACGCGCCTGTTGGACAGGTTCACGTGGGGGCGATGGATTCACCGCAACGCGCTCCGGTTGACCCGCAAAATCGGGACCGAAACCACGTACGCCGGGTTGATCGGTATTCGATTCCTTTCAGGCGGTCGCACGGCGGCTGTGGTGGCCGCCGCGCTCGGCGGTGTTGCTAGACGCCCATTTATTCTGTTCACTGGAGTAGGGTCCGCACTTTGGGCCGCGTACATGATGGCAATTGGCTACTTCGTGGGGACCACTACAGGGCTCCCCGCTTGGGCCTCCGCGGTGATTGGCATGGTTGTGGGTACCCTGATAGGTGTTATTTTCGCCATGCTCTTAACGCTTGTTCGCCGATGGAGGGGAGTTAGACCGCGATGA
- a CDS encoding glutamine amidotransferase: protein MPKPFLVISTRTSDEATADEIRSTLALSGLPADRVEHWRLESTPLPPLEEFAPERFAGFILGGSPFNASDTDKSEVQLRVEADLNRLLDWIVEHDAPFLGECYGVGTLGVHQGAVVDRSYPEPVGSTWVSLTETGRNDPLLAGLPESFGAYVGHKESISKLPAHAIHLATSPAAPVQMFKVKNNLYATQFHPELDQEGLITRIRIYAHAGYFPSEEAESLIEAAKQQDHLWPRLVLQNFVRIYGGDR, encoded by the coding sequence ATGCCCAAGCCTTTCTTGGTGATCTCTACGCGCACCTCAGATGAGGCTACGGCGGATGAGATTCGCAGCACGCTGGCGCTTTCTGGATTGCCCGCGGACCGCGTGGAACACTGGCGGCTGGAAAGCACTCCTCTGCCACCGCTCGAGGAGTTTGCTCCTGAACGCTTCGCCGGTTTCATTCTGGGCGGCAGTCCGTTCAATGCATCCGATACGGACAAGTCCGAAGTCCAGTTGCGCGTTGAAGCTGACCTGAACCGTCTACTGGATTGGATAGTGGAGCACGACGCCCCGTTCTTGGGCGAGTGCTACGGCGTCGGAACGCTTGGCGTTCATCAAGGCGCCGTGGTGGATCGCAGCTATCCGGAACCGGTAGGAAGCACGTGGGTGAGCCTGACAGAAACCGGACGCAACGACCCGCTCCTAGCCGGACTGCCGGAATCCTTCGGCGCCTACGTGGGTCACAAAGAATCCATTAGCAAACTGCCCGCTCATGCCATCCATTTGGCGACATCGCCGGCCGCTCCGGTCCAGATGTTCAAGGTGAAGAACAACCTCTACGCGACGCAGTTTCACCCCGAGTTGGATCAAGAAGGTTTGATCACCCGCATTCGGATTTACGCTCACGCGGGGTACTTTCCGTCCGAAGAGGCTGAGTCACTCATTGAAGCCGCCAAGCAGCAGGATCACCTTTGGCCGCGGCTAGTTCTTCAGAACTTCGTGCGGATCTACGGCGGGGATCGCTAA
- a CDS encoding NADH:flavin oxidoreductase/NADH oxidase yields MSKLFSPVTIRTLEGDGLELRNRAVLAPMCTYSVTAKDGVPTDWHLVHLGARANGGFGLIIAEATGVSPEARISDQDLGLWNDEQTAAFRRVTDYLHSYGAAAGVQLAHAGGKASTYGHLLELADAGFKGSIPLDQGGWETVGPSETDIHGLRSPREMTVEDIQKVIDDFSAAARRADEAGFDFIQIHSAHGYLLHEFLSPLTNKRTDEWGGSLENRMRLALEVTKAVRAAWPQNKPLGIRFSGTDWVDGGWNIEETIELARRVTELGVTAIDLSSAGIGQYFGPIGPGYQTQLAAQVKEALANPDIFITAVGSITTAVQAESLLMTGQADGISIARAALNDPHWAANAAKTLGVSAKENPRAAQYWRAAW; encoded by the coding sequence GTGAGCAAACTATTCTCCCCGGTCACTATCCGCACCCTCGAAGGCGACGGACTAGAACTCCGCAACCGCGCTGTCCTCGCGCCCATGTGTACTTACTCAGTCACGGCAAAGGATGGCGTACCCACCGATTGGCATCTGGTTCACCTTGGCGCTCGCGCTAATGGCGGATTCGGACTCATCATTGCCGAAGCCACCGGCGTAAGCCCGGAGGCCCGAATTTCCGATCAGGATTTGGGACTCTGGAACGACGAACAGACCGCAGCTTTCCGCCGCGTCACCGATTACCTCCACTCCTACGGCGCCGCTGCCGGCGTCCAGCTGGCCCACGCGGGCGGCAAGGCGTCCACCTACGGACATTTGCTTGAACTCGCCGACGCCGGCTTCAAAGGTTCCATCCCGCTTGATCAGGGTGGTTGGGAGACGGTTGGCCCTTCTGAAACAGATATTCACGGTTTGCGCAGCCCGCGCGAGATGACCGTGGAAGACATCCAGAAGGTCATTGACGACTTCTCCGCCGCTGCTCGCCGAGCCGACGAGGCCGGATTCGACTTCATCCAAATCCACTCCGCACACGGCTACCTCCTGCACGAATTCCTGTCCCCGCTCACCAACAAGCGCACGGACGAATGGGGCGGCTCGTTGGAAAACCGCATGCGTCTGGCCCTTGAAGTCACCAAGGCTGTTCGCGCCGCGTGGCCACAGAACAAGCCGCTTGGCATCCGCTTCTCCGGCACCGACTGGGTAGATGGTGGGTGGAACATCGAGGAGACCATCGAACTCGCACGCCGAGTAACCGAACTCGGAGTGACTGCCATCGATCTTTCCAGCGCCGGAATCGGCCAGTACTTTGGGCCTATCGGTCCGGGCTACCAAACCCAGCTGGCTGCCCAAGTGAAGGAAGCACTGGCCAACCCGGACATTTTCATCACCGCGGTAGGTTCCATCACCACTGCTGTGCAGGCTGAGTCCTTGCTCATGACCGGCCAGGCGGACGGCATCAGCATTGCCCGTGCAGCGCTGAATGATCCGCACTGGGCGGCTAACGCCGCGAAAACTCTTGGCGTGAGCGCTAAAGAGAACCCGCGTGCAGCGCAGTACTGGCGTGCAGCCTGGTAG
- a CDS encoding MDR family MFS transporter, which produces MKSSSNIAPDIERLTPTAVMTISVLIVSAFVMILNETIMNVALPTLMEQFSVSADRAQWLATAFMLTLAVVIPTTGYLLRRFSIRQVYTAAMILFIIGTGMAAASTFFDMLLVSRVIQASGTAVMMPLMMTTILDLVPVSRRGQIMGNVSIVISVAPAIGPTLSGLILQSLSWRFMFLIVLPIAIVALILGFSRVPNDGGGQASHLSVPSILLSVPGFGGLVYGLSNLGGGHDVAASGGASQSTIAWIAIAISVVCLTAFVLLQLRLQRDNKALLDMRPFTFRDFTLSLISMVLAMVALFGIIILAPLYLQQVRGLSTLQTGLMLLPGGILMGVMAPFVGRWYDKIGARSLVVPGAILLSVILWQFTRFDASTPIWLILVLMFTMNLSFALLFTPLFTTALNPLPHSLHSHGSALLSALQQLGGAAGTALLIGLMVSGTATAMAAGADPITADVEGLQHGYLAAAIVSLLIVVLSFFMPGKKKPEELPAP; this is translated from the coding sequence ATGAAATCCTCGAGCAACATTGCTCCGGACATTGAGCGCCTCACACCCACGGCGGTCATGACCATTTCTGTGCTCATTGTGAGCGCCTTCGTGATGATTTTGAACGAGACCATCATGAACGTTGCTTTGCCAACGCTGATGGAACAGTTCTCCGTGAGCGCTGACCGTGCGCAGTGGCTCGCCACCGCGTTCATGCTCACGCTCGCTGTTGTTATCCCCACCACCGGCTACTTGTTGCGCCGCTTCTCGATCCGTCAGGTCTACACGGCCGCGATGATCTTGTTCATCATCGGTACCGGCATGGCCGCGGCTTCCACCTTCTTCGACATGTTGTTGGTCTCCCGGGTGATTCAGGCTTCCGGCACCGCCGTGATGATGCCGCTCATGATGACCACCATCCTGGACCTCGTGCCGGTATCCCGCCGCGGCCAGATCATGGGCAACGTGTCCATCGTGATCTCCGTAGCGCCAGCCATTGGCCCCACGCTCTCCGGCTTGATTCTCCAGTCTTTGTCTTGGCGTTTCATGTTCTTGATCGTGTTGCCGATCGCTATTGTGGCCCTGATTTTGGGCTTCTCTCGCGTGCCGAACGACGGCGGCGGCCAAGCTTCCCACCTTTCGGTTCCATCGATTCTTTTGTCCGTGCCCGGCTTCGGTGGCTTGGTGTACGGCTTGAGCAACCTCGGTGGAGGGCACGACGTCGCAGCTTCCGGAGGTGCCTCACAGTCCACTATTGCGTGGATTGCGATTGCCATTTCTGTAGTCTGCTTGACCGCTTTCGTGCTGTTGCAGTTGCGTTTGCAGCGCGATAACAAGGCGTTGCTGGATATGCGGCCGTTTACGTTCCGCGATTTCACCTTGTCCTTGATCAGCATGGTGCTGGCGATGGTGGCGCTCTTTGGCATCATCATCTTGGCGCCGCTGTACCTGCAGCAGGTGCGTGGCCTGTCCACCTTGCAGACCGGCCTCATGCTGCTCCCGGGCGGCATCCTCATGGGCGTCATGGCGCCGTTTGTTGGACGTTGGTATGACAAGATCGGTGCTCGCTCACTGGTAGTCCCGGGAGCCATCTTGCTCTCGGTGATCCTGTGGCAGTTCACCCGCTTCGACGCTTCCACGCCGATCTGGCTGATTCTGGTGCTCATGTTCACCATGAACCTGTCCTTCGCCCTTCTCTTCACGCCGTTGTTCACCACGGCGCTGAACCCATTGCCGCACTCCTTGCACTCGCACGGCTCCGCCCTGTTGAGCGCACTGCAGCAGCTCGGCGGCGCGGCAGGCACCGCGCTGCTCATCGGTTTGATGGTCTCCGGCACGGCCACCGCAATGGCGGCTGGCGCCGATCCCATTACGGCCGATGTTGAGGGCCTTCAGCACGGCTACTTGGCGGCTGCCATCGTGTCCTTGCTGATTGTGGTCTTGAGCTTCTTTATGCCGGGCAAGAAGAAGCCGGAAGAGCTTCCAGCGCCATAA
- a CDS encoding NUDIX hydrolase family protein has translation MNVRTPDPNPGWLSDEDLYEARRRLPMVYVEAIPVRLDPLGYVSEVGLLYTADDAGNFRRAFVSGRVMYRETIRAALVRHMEKDLGPLAMPQLPPSPVPFAVAEYFPSPSETGLTDDRQHAVALAYVIPVRGECSPRQDALELTWLTPQEALSSAVLADLDGGRGNLIKQALAHMGWCE, from the coding sequence ATGAACGTTCGAACCCCGGATCCTAATCCCGGCTGGCTGTCCGATGAGGACTTGTACGAGGCACGACGCCGCCTACCGATGGTTTACGTGGAGGCGATCCCAGTGCGGTTAGACCCGCTGGGATATGTGAGTGAAGTCGGTCTATTGTATACGGCGGACGACGCCGGAAACTTCCGTCGTGCGTTCGTTTCCGGGCGCGTGATGTACCGGGAAACCATCCGCGCGGCGCTGGTTCGCCATATGGAAAAAGACCTCGGCCCACTCGCGATGCCGCAGCTTCCACCCTCCCCCGTTCCCTTTGCCGTGGCGGAATACTTCCCGTCCCCGTCGGAGACCGGACTCACGGATGATCGCCAGCATGCGGTGGCCCTCGCGTACGTCATTCCGGTGCGCGGCGAATGCTCCCCGCGCCAGGATGCGCTTGAACTCACATGGCTGACCCCGCAAGAGGCTTTGAGCTCCGCGGTGCTCGCTGATTTGGACGGCGGTCGCGGCAATCTCATCAAGCAAGCGCTCGCCCATATGGGTTGGTGCGAGTAG
- the tgt gene encoding tRNA guanosine(34) transglycosylase Tgt, translating to MNPEPETFPAPVDYPESHEKQSEFGFEIGTRLTGANGERFEGRTGVIKTPHGDIKTPAFIAVGTKASVKALTPDQVRELGAQAVLSNAYHLYLAPGADVLDEAGGLSAFMNWNGPTYTDSGGFQVMSLGSGFKKIIDMTGTGPGGDDAVAPGKERLANVDNDGVWFKSHLDGSMHRFTPEVSMQVQHQIGADIMFAFDELTTLHNSRAYQEEALERTRLWARRCVKEHFRLTDEREGKDYQALFGVIQGAQYEDLRRKASQDLGEMPFDGFGIGGALEKENLGTIVRWCAEELPENKPRHLLGISEPDDVFTAIENGADTFDCVSPTRVARNSAFYSPNGRFNLTGKRYKRDFSPLVDGCGCYTCQNFTRAYIHHLHKANELLSHTLISIHNEYFTVGLVDAAREAIENGTFFELKDRLLSAYYAGGPDPQGLE from the coding sequence CTGAATCCTGAACCCGAAACGTTCCCTGCGCCCGTGGATTATCCAGAGAGCCACGAGAAGCAGTCCGAATTCGGCTTCGAGATTGGCACGCGGCTCACCGGTGCAAACGGCGAGCGCTTTGAGGGCCGCACGGGAGTTATCAAAACTCCTCACGGCGACATCAAGACCCCTGCGTTCATTGCTGTGGGCACCAAGGCGTCCGTGAAGGCGCTGACCCCGGATCAGGTCCGCGAACTCGGCGCGCAAGCCGTGCTGTCCAACGCTTACCACTTGTATTTGGCGCCCGGCGCTGACGTGCTGGATGAGGCCGGCGGCCTGTCCGCGTTCATGAACTGGAACGGGCCCACCTACACGGATTCTGGCGGATTCCAGGTCATGAGCTTGGGGTCCGGTTTCAAGAAGATCATCGACATGACTGGCACCGGCCCGGGCGGCGATGACGCGGTGGCTCCCGGCAAGGAGCGCCTCGCGAACGTGGACAATGACGGCGTCTGGTTCAAGTCCCACTTGGACGGCTCGATGCACCGTTTCACCCCCGAGGTGTCCATGCAGGTGCAGCATCAGATTGGCGCGGACATCATGTTCGCGTTCGATGAGCTCACCACCCTCCACAACTCCCGCGCCTATCAAGAGGAAGCGCTCGAGCGCACGCGCTTGTGGGCCCGCCGTTGCGTCAAGGAGCACTTCCGCCTCACGGATGAGCGCGAAGGCAAGGACTACCAAGCCCTCTTCGGCGTGATTCAAGGCGCGCAGTATGAGGATTTGCGCCGCAAAGCCAGCCAAGATTTGGGCGAGATGCCTTTCGATGGTTTCGGCATTGGTGGCGCCCTTGAGAAGGAAAACCTCGGCACGATTGTGCGCTGGTGCGCCGAAGAGCTGCCCGAGAACAAGCCCCGCCACTTGCTGGGCATCTCAGAACCGGACGATGTTTTCACCGCCATCGAAAACGGTGCGGACACCTTCGACTGTGTCTCCCCCACGCGCGTGGCCCGCAACTCGGCGTTCTACAGCCCCAACGGCCGCTTCAATCTCACGGGCAAGCGCTACAAGCGCGACTTCAGCCCGCTCGTGGACGGCTGCGGCTGCTACACGTGCCAGAACTTCACGCGCGCCTACATCCACCACTTGCACAAGGCGAACGAGCTCTTGAGCCACACCCTGATTTCCATTCACAACGAGTACTTCACGGTGGGCCTCGTGGACGCCGCGCGCGAAGCCATCGAGAACGGCACGTTCTTCGAGCTCAAGGACCGCCTCCTGTCCGCCTACTACGCGGGTGGCCCGGATCCGCAGGGGCTCGAGTAG
- a CDS encoding nucleotidyl transferase AbiEii/AbiGii toxin family protein gives MPEQYASAAAVESAIRDAASLASKVDGAPNKDQLILREYFNRFLSRIFSDGESSEWVLKGGTGILARVPSTRSTMDIDLYREGFSLDEALKELRVLSSVDLDDHFRFEYVKHDSSLATDAQPYVDGCRVTFNIYLGVAPKGKLQVDLVTGSGMTEEATVIEPQGALLLPRLNSSPYRIHPVVDQMADKICATMTVYNGRNSSRVKDLVDLVVFATTQRIDGTSLSEAIDSERRRRRMDSFEEFVVPSDWGAGYAKFTKSVRQLHAYESFERAVDLVSRLIDPALQGIANGSVWQPNSLRWVPENPS, from the coding sequence ATGCCTGAACAGTACGCCTCAGCGGCTGCCGTGGAGTCTGCGATTCGCGATGCGGCATCGCTGGCTTCGAAAGTGGATGGCGCGCCAAACAAAGATCAGCTCATTCTGCGCGAGTATTTCAACCGGTTTCTCAGCCGTATCTTCTCTGACGGTGAAAGTTCCGAATGGGTACTGAAAGGCGGAACCGGAATACTCGCACGAGTCCCTTCCACTCGCTCCACCATGGACATTGACCTATACCGGGAGGGTTTTAGCCTCGACGAAGCGCTTAAGGAACTGAGAGTACTTTCGTCTGTGGACCTCGATGATCACTTCAGATTTGAATATGTCAAACATGATTCGTCCCTCGCCACGGATGCACAGCCCTACGTAGATGGCTGTCGCGTGACCTTCAATATCTATCTCGGCGTAGCACCAAAAGGAAAGCTTCAGGTGGACCTGGTGACAGGATCGGGCATGACCGAAGAAGCCACGGTGATCGAACCTCAAGGCGCACTGTTGCTTCCTCGGCTGAACAGCAGTCCATACCGCATCCACCCTGTGGTGGATCAAATGGCAGACAAAATCTGCGCCACTATGACCGTGTATAACGGCCGCAATTCAAGCCGTGTGAAGGACTTAGTAGACCTTGTAGTTTTTGCAACTACGCAACGCATCGACGGTACCTCGCTGAGTGAGGCGATTGATTCAGAGCGAAGACGTCGGCGAATGGACTCATTCGAGGAGTTCGTGGTTCCTTCGGACTGGGGAGCTGGTTATGCAAAATTCACTAAGTCAGTGAGGCAATTGCACGCTTACGAAAGCTTTGAACGAGCCGTTGACCTGGTATCTCGGTTGATCGACCCTGCGCTACAAGGAATCGCCAACGGCAGCGTTTGGCAACCAAATTCCCTTCGCTGGGTCCCGGAAAATCCCTCTTAG
- a CDS encoding type IV toxin-antitoxin system AbiEi family antitoxin domain-containing protein, translated as MNTNEALRVLAEVTVSQWGMLTTAQANARGISRVLLSRLAKAGHLVRLSHGVYRDAGVPIDRFEDLRAAWLSTEPKKLAEDRMKNLAHGVVVGGTSAAQLHGIGDLWAERHEFVARDRKQSQRTEIRYRRRLLEDQDVTLVEGIPVMRIERTLADLLEETRELSLVADALRDAVKVQQLDVARMTALLEPLAERNGFRRHDGKSLLGRLLEIAGLDVDSKAMRISQDIALTEKVVQHYQAMKSSSGREQSGSVPIIDFSQAWSPSAHSWGIYNYLTPVSTGTRTS; from the coding sequence ATGAACACGAACGAGGCTCTTCGAGTGCTGGCCGAAGTTACAGTGTCCCAGTGGGGGATGCTGACAACGGCCCAAGCTAACGCGCGTGGGATTTCTCGCGTCCTCCTGTCCCGACTGGCAAAGGCGGGTCATCTCGTGCGTCTATCTCATGGGGTGTATCGAGACGCGGGCGTCCCCATTGATCGCTTTGAAGATCTTCGAGCTGCGTGGCTAAGTACGGAACCAAAGAAGCTCGCTGAAGATCGAATGAAGAATCTTGCACATGGAGTTGTAGTTGGGGGTACATCTGCCGCGCAACTGCACGGAATTGGTGATCTGTGGGCCGAGCGTCATGAATTCGTTGCTCGAGATCGAAAGCAATCCCAAAGGACCGAAATTCGGTATCGTCGACGTCTCCTTGAAGATCAGGATGTCACTCTCGTTGAAGGAATCCCGGTCATGAGAATTGAAAGAACGCTGGCGGACCTTTTGGAAGAAACGCGCGAGCTGAGTCTTGTTGCAGATGCTCTGAGGGATGCCGTCAAGGTTCAGCAGCTAGATGTTGCAAGAATGACCGCGCTCCTTGAACCGCTTGCTGAACGAAACGGTTTTCGCCGACATGACGGCAAATCTCTGCTGGGAAGACTTCTGGAAATCGCAGGGCTCGATGTTGATTCGAAAGCGATGAGGATTTCCCAAGACATAGCGCTGACTGAAAAGGTCGTCCAGCATTATCAGGCAATGAAGTCATCCTCCGGGAGGGAGCAATCTGGTTCGGTTCCCATTATCGATTTCAGTCAGGCGTGGTCGCCTTCAGCACACTCGTGGGGAATCTACAACTATCTGACCCCTGTTAGCACTGGCACTCGGACTAGTTAG
- a CDS encoding glycoside hydrolase family 76 protein: MPLFQYDDAARQTLSASASWRAASARATLAARSVTTVFGHRLFGVVPETHLGRTYVPEAPEGQKGLWHYWWQAHYVDCLVDAGWREYITGQRSTRSGWPSAGKLAARTIFTMGLRNGLKFTNKYFDDMAWLALAAQRSAQLAQQANKKERRERRVAAYLTPVLQSAQTDDLGGGLYWHYLRDFKNTAATGPAAVYFARSGETQRAAALVDWLWNNLRNPETGLLMDGLKMVNGSVELVPHVFTYNQGPILGAMLELGRPQDLENISALVRSIAEHFTLSDGATLQAEGDGDGGLFTGILCRYLGLVAHDDRVPEETRVTAEALIRATARNLWDRRVETTWNGQDIIIFPGTTHLAENKEATAASSTNTVGQQPWQLSQQVQAWMVFETVARLEL; encoded by the coding sequence ATGCCACTTTTCCAGTACGACGACGCAGCTCGGCAAACGCTGTCCGCTTCCGCTAGTTGGCGCGCGGCTTCCGCTCGTGCCACGCTTGCGGCCCGCAGCGTCACGACGGTGTTTGGCCACCGGCTCTTTGGCGTGGTTCCGGAAACGCATTTGGGGCGGACCTACGTGCCGGAAGCACCGGAGGGCCAAAAAGGACTGTGGCATTACTGGTGGCAAGCGCATTATGTGGACTGCCTCGTGGACGCGGGCTGGCGTGAGTACATCACTGGACAGCGCAGCACCCGTAGCGGATGGCCGAGCGCCGGAAAACTCGCCGCCCGCACCATCTTCACGATGGGCCTTCGCAACGGCCTAAAGTTCACCAACAAGTACTTCGATGACATGGCGTGGCTCGCGCTCGCCGCGCAACGCTCGGCTCAGCTGGCTCAGCAGGCCAACAAGAAGGAGCGCCGCGAACGCCGAGTGGCCGCGTACCTAACGCCCGTGTTGCAGTCGGCGCAAACGGACGATCTTGGCGGCGGCCTGTACTGGCATTACCTCCGCGATTTCAAGAACACCGCCGCGACCGGACCGGCCGCCGTGTATTTCGCTCGGTCGGGAGAAACGCAACGAGCCGCGGCGCTCGTGGACTGGCTGTGGAACAATCTCCGCAATCCGGAAACCGGTCTGCTCATGGATGGTTTGAAGATGGTGAACGGTTCCGTCGAGCTCGTTCCCCACGTTTTCACTTACAACCAAGGTCCCATTCTGGGTGCCATGCTGGAGCTTGGACGCCCCCAAGATCTGGAAAACATCAGCGCCCTGGTGCGCAGTATCGCGGAGCATTTCACGCTCTCCGACGGCGCCACTCTTCAGGCCGAAGGGGACGGCGACGGAGGTCTTTTCACCGGCATCCTGTGCAGATATTTAGGCCTCGTGGCGCACGATGACCGCGTGCCGGAAGAAACCCGCGTGACGGCCGAAGCGCTGATTCGCGCTACCGCCCGGAACCTCTGGGACCGTCGCGTCGAGACCACGTGGAACGGTCAAGACATCATCATCTTCCCGGGCACCACGCACCTTGCGGAAAACAAAGAAGCCACGGCCGCTAGCTCCACGAACACCGTGGGCCAACAACCGTGGCAACTCTCGCAACAAGTTCAGGCGTGGATGGTCTTTGAAACCGTCGCCCGGCTGGAACTATAG
- a CDS encoding DUF4126 domain-containing protein yields MEFLTATGLSSAAGLNAYIPMLALGLLDRFTTFVNLPPAWSWLSNDWMLWILGVLLVVEVIADKVPVVDSINDVLQTVVRPASGGIVFASGMGAETVTVSDPGSFFASDQWVPVVIGVGIALAVHLFKMGSRPVLNAATVGTAAPVVSAAEDGAAVGLAAAAIFVPVLVIVLIAALIGAFVWLFLKVRRRSTPETGIL; encoded by the coding sequence ATGGAATTTCTGACCGCTACTGGCCTGAGTTCGGCAGCAGGCCTCAACGCGTACATTCCTATGCTCGCGTTGGGCCTGCTGGACCGATTTACTACTTTCGTGAACCTGCCTCCGGCGTGGTCATGGCTCTCCAATGACTGGATGCTGTGGATCCTCGGCGTGCTTCTGGTGGTGGAAGTCATTGCGGACAAGGTGCCCGTGGTGGACTCCATCAACGATGTCCTGCAGACCGTGGTGCGCCCGGCTTCGGGTGGCATTGTGTTCGCTTCTGGCATGGGGGCGGAGACCGTTACCGTCTCTGACCCGGGTTCCTTCTTCGCGAGCGATCAATGGGTCCCTGTGGTGATCGGCGTGGGCATTGCGCTGGCCGTCCACCTGTTCAAGATGGGCTCCCGGCCGGTGCTGAACGCCGCTACCGTGGGCACTGCGGCTCCCGTGGTGAGTGCGGCTGAGGACGGCGCCGCGGTAGGCCTTGCCGCTGCCGCAATTTTTGTTCCAGTCCTCGTGATTGTGCTGATCGCGGCTCTGATCGGCGCTTTCGTTTGGCTGTTTCTCAAAGTACGACGACGCAGCACACCCGAGACTGGGATCCTATAG